The proteins below are encoded in one region of Oncorhynchus masou masou isolate Uvic2021 chromosome 15, UVic_Omas_1.1, whole genome shotgun sequence:
- the LOC135554956 gene encoding ras-related protein Rap-2a-like yields the protein MSLEVKEKTEVRLVFLGAAGVGKTALISRFLQDTFEPKHRRTVEELHSKEFDIGGAKVTIHIMDTSGSYSFPAMRKLCIQNSDAFALVYAINDPDSLEAVKSLRDEILAVKEDKFTPIVVVGNKTDRHGERTVSSEDVLSTVELDWNNSFLETSAKENNNVLEVFRELLQQANLPSRLSPALRRRRETFPKDGNKRPPMNKTNSCLIS from the coding sequence ATGTCTCTAGAAGTGAAGGAGAAGACAGAGGTGCGTCTGGTGTTCCTGGGGGCGGCCGGCGTGGGGAAGACGGCCCTGATCAGCCGCTTCCTCCAGGACACATTCGAACCCAAGCACCGGCGCACCGTGGAGGAACTGCACAGCAAGGAGTTCGACATCGGAGGGGCCAAGGTCACCATCCACATCATGGACACCAGCGGCAGCTACTCCTTCCCAGCCATGAGGAAGCTCTGCATTCAGAACAGCGACGCGTTCGCCCTTGTGTACGCCATCAATGACCCAGACTCCCTGGAGGCTGTCAAGAGCCTGCGAGATGAGATCCTGGCGGTCAAAGAAGACAAGTTCACACCCATCGTGGTGGTTGGCAACAAGACGGACCGGCATGGCGAGAGGACGGTGTCCAGCGAAGACGTGCTGTCCACTGTGGAGCTGGACTGGAACAACAGCTTCTTGGAGACATCTGCCAAGGAGAACAACAACGTACTGGAGGTGTTCAGGGAGCTGTTGCAACAAGCCAACCTGCCCAGCCGGCTGAGCCCCGCACTGAGACGACGCAGGGAGACCTTCCCCAAAGACGGCAACAAACGGCCCCCCATGAACAAGACCAACAGCTGCCTCATTTCCTAA
- the LOC135555426 gene encoding phosphoribosyl pyrophosphate synthase-associated protein 1 isoform X2, which translates to MNVAKSGYRVFSANSTAACTELAKKITERLGVELGKSVVYQESNRETRVDVKESVRGQTIFIIQTIPRDVNTAIMELLVMAYALKTSCAKNIIGVIPYFPYSKQCKMRKRGSIVCKLLASMLAKAGLTHIITMDLHQKEIQGFFSFPVDNLRASPFLLQYIQEEVPDYRNAIIVAKSPSAAKRAQSYAERLRLGLAVMHGEAQCSESDMADGRHSPPCVRNTSGHPGLELPLMMAKEKPPITVVGDVGGRIAIIVDDIIDDVEDFVAAAEILKERGAYKIYIMATHGLLSADAPRLIEESAIDEVVVTNTVPHEVQKLQCPKIKTVDVSMILAEAIRRIHNGESMAYLFRNITVDD; encoded by the exons ATGAATGTCGCAAAAAGTGGTTATCGGGTCTTTTCTGCCAATTCTACTGCAGCATGTACAGAACTAGCCAAGAAGATAACTGA ACGACTAGGAGTTGAATTGGGCAAGTCGGTGGTCTATCAAGAGTCCAATAGAG AGACCAGAGTAGACGTGAAGGAATCTGTTCGCGGCCAAACTATCTTCATCATCCAGACCATACCCAG AGATGTCAACACGGCCATCATGGAGCTGCTGGTCATGGCCTACGCCCTTAAGACCTCCTGTGCAAAGAACATAATTGGGGTCATTCCCTATTTCCCCTACAGCAAGCAGTGCAAGATGAGAAAAAGGGGTTCCATAGTGTGCAAGCTGCTGGCTTCCATGCTAGCCAAAGCAG gTTTAACTCACATCATCACCATGGACTTACATCAGAAGGAGATTCAGGGCTTCTTCAGTTTTCCAGTGGACAACCTGCGTGCCTCCCCCTTCCTGCTTCAGTACATCCAGGAGGAG GTCCCAGATTACAGAAACGCCATTATTGTTGCAAAGTCACCGTCTGCTGCTAAGAG AGCTCAGTCCTATGCAGAGCGACTGCGTTTGGGCCTGGCAGTGATGCATGGCGAGGCTCAGTGTTCAGAGTCTGACATGGCGGACGGACGACACTCTCCCCCCTGTGTCCGTAACACCTCAGGACACCCTGGGCTGGAGTTGCCTT TAATGATGGCGAAGGAGAAGCCCCCGATCACTGTTGTAGGAGATGTGGGCGGAAGAATCGCCATCATTGTT GATGACATCATCGACGACGTGGAGGACTTTGTGGCGGCAGCTGAGAttctgaaggagagaggagcttATAAGATCTACATCATGGCTACACATGGGCTGCTGTCTGCCGATGCCCCCCGTCTTATTGAGGAGTCCGCCATCGACGAG GTGGTGGTGACTAACACCGTCCCTCACGAGGTACAGAAGCTCCAGTGTCCCAAGATCAAGACAGTGGACGTCAGTATGATCCTGGCCGAGGCCATCCGCCGCATCCACAACGGGGAGTCCATGGCCTACCTGTTCCGCAACATCACGGTGGACGACTAG
- the LOC135555426 gene encoding phosphoribosyl pyrophosphate synthase-associated protein 1 isoform X1, producing the protein MNVAKSGYRVFSANSTAACTELAKKITERLGVELGKSVVYQESNRETRVDVKESVRGQTIFIIQTIPRDVNTAIMELLVMAYALKTSCAKNIIGVIPYFPYSKQCKMRKRGSIVCKLLASMLAKAGLTHIITMDLHQKEIQGFFSFPVDNLRASPFLLQYIQEEVPDYRNAIIVAKSPSAAKRAQSYAERLRLGLAVMHGEAQCSESDMADGRHSPPCVRNTSGHPGLELPSGSKQQAPFPGIELPIMMAKEKPPITVVGDVGGRIAIIVDDIIDDVEDFVAAAEILKERGAYKIYIMATHGLLSADAPRLIEESAIDEVVVTNTVPHEVQKLQCPKIKTVDVSMILAEAIRRIHNGESMAYLFRNITVDD; encoded by the exons ATGAATGTCGCAAAAAGTGGTTATCGGGTCTTTTCTGCCAATTCTACTGCAGCATGTACAGAACTAGCCAAGAAGATAACTGA ACGACTAGGAGTTGAATTGGGCAAGTCGGTGGTCTATCAAGAGTCCAATAGAG AGACCAGAGTAGACGTGAAGGAATCTGTTCGCGGCCAAACTATCTTCATCATCCAGACCATACCCAG AGATGTCAACACGGCCATCATGGAGCTGCTGGTCATGGCCTACGCCCTTAAGACCTCCTGTGCAAAGAACATAATTGGGGTCATTCCCTATTTCCCCTACAGCAAGCAGTGCAAGATGAGAAAAAGGGGTTCCATAGTGTGCAAGCTGCTGGCTTCCATGCTAGCCAAAGCAG gTTTAACTCACATCATCACCATGGACTTACATCAGAAGGAGATTCAGGGCTTCTTCAGTTTTCCAGTGGACAACCTGCGTGCCTCCCCCTTCCTGCTTCAGTACATCCAGGAGGAG GTCCCAGATTACAGAAACGCCATTATTGTTGCAAAGTCACCGTCTGCTGCTAAGAG AGCTCAGTCCTATGCAGAGCGACTGCGTTTGGGCCTGGCAGTGATGCATGGCGAGGCTCAGTGTTCAGAGTCTGACATGGCGGACGGACGACACTCTCCCCCCTGTGTCCGTAACACCTCAGGACACCCTGGGCTGGAGTTGCCTT CTGGCAGCAAACAACAAGCTCCGTTCCCAGGCATAGAGCTCCCAA TAATGATGGCGAAGGAGAAGCCCCCGATCACTGTTGTAGGAGATGTGGGCGGAAGAATCGCCATCATTGTT GATGACATCATCGACGACGTGGAGGACTTTGTGGCGGCAGCTGAGAttctgaaggagagaggagcttATAAGATCTACATCATGGCTACACATGGGCTGCTGTCTGCCGATGCCCCCCGTCTTATTGAGGAGTCCGCCATCGACGAG GTGGTGGTGACTAACACCGTCCCTCACGAGGTACAGAAGCTCCAGTGTCCCAAGATCAAGACAGTGGACGTCAGTATGATCCTGGCCGAGGCCATCCGCCGCATCCACAACGGGGAGTCCATGGCCTACCTGTTCCGCAACATCACGGTGGACGACTAG
- the LOC135555427 gene encoding cytoglobin-1-like: protein MERQQGEVTADRLERLDPLCDSEREMIKDTWAKVYQNCDDVGVAILIRLFVNFPSSKQYFSQFQQVEDPEELERSAQLRKHSRRVMNAINTLVENIHDGDKMVSVLKLVGKAHALRHKVEPVYFKILCGVILDVLVKDFPDYITPEVAVAWTKLLDAIYWHVKGVYEEVGWASSSAL, encoded by the exons ATGGAGAGGCAGCAGGGAGAGGTAACGGCAGATCGCCTGGAGCGCCTAGATCCACTCtgtgactcagagagagagatgatcaaGGACACCTGGGCCAAAGTCTACCAGAACTGTGATGATGTCGGGGTGGCCATTCTCATCAG GCTCTTTGTGAACTTCCCCTCTTCCAAGCAGTACTTTAGCCAGTTCCAACAGGTGGAGGACCCTGAGGAACTGGAGAGGAGTGCCCAGCTCAGGAAGCATTCACGCAGGGTGATGAATGCCATCAACACCCTGGTGGAGAACATCCATGACGGGGACAAGATGGTGTCTGTTCTGAAGCTGGTGGGCAAGGCCCATGCACTCAGACACAAGGTGGAGCCTGTCTACTTCAAG atcCTGTGTGGGGTGATTCTGGATGTGCTGGTTAAAGACTTTCCTGATTACATCACTCCAGAGGTGGCAGTGGCGTGGACCAAACTGCTGGATGCCATCTACTGGCACGTGAAAGGCGTGTATGAGGAGGTGGGCTgggcctccagctctgctttgtga